One Triticum dicoccoides isolate Atlit2015 ecotype Zavitan chromosome 5B, WEW_v2.0, whole genome shotgun sequence genomic window carries:
- the LOC119310998 gene encoding proteasome subunit beta type-1, translating to MSRRGDWVYENNGGTCVAIAGADYCVVAADTRLSVGYNILTREHSKICELADKCVIASSGFQGDIKALQKNLAARELLYQHQHNKRMSCPAMAQLLSNTLYYKRFFPYYAFNVLGGLDSEGKGCVYSYDAVGSYERTGYSAQGSGSTLIMPVLDNQLKSPSPLLVPARDAVTPLSESEAVDLVKDVFASATERDIYTGDKVEIVVINKAGTRREYIELRKD from the exons ATGTCGAGGCGCGGCGACTGGGTCTACGAGAACAACGGCGG GACCTGCGTGGCCATCGCCGGCGCGGACTACTGCGTGGTCGCCGCCGACACCCGCCTCTCCGTCGGATACAACATCCTCACGCGCGAGCACTCCAAGATCTGCGAGCT GGCCGATAAATGTGTAATAGCATCTTCTGGCTTCCAAGGTGACATCAAAGCTCTACAGAAGAACTTAGCTGCCAGGGAACTG CTATACCAGCACCAGCACAATAAAAGGATGAGCTGCCCAGCAATGGCACAATTGCTCTCCAACACCCTGTACTACAAGCGATTCTTCCCATACTATGCTTTCAACGTGCTTGGTGGGCTTGACAGTGAAG GGAAAGGATGTGTCTACTCATATGATGCTGTTGGGTCCTACGAGAGGACCGGTTACAGTGCTCAGGGATCAGGATCTACCTTGATCATGCCAGTGCTGGACAACCAGCTAAAATCACCTAGTCCACTATTAGTTCCTGCAAGA GATGCTGTCACCCCTTTGTCCGAGTCAGAGGCGGTCGACCTAGTTAAGGATGTCTTTGCATCTGCAACTGAGAGGGACATCTACACC GGGGACAAGGTGGAGATTGTAGTCATCAACAAAGCTGGGACTAGGCGCGAGTACATCGAGTTGAGGAAGGACTAA